Genomic segment of Peribacillus frigoritolerans:
CTTCGCATATAAATCGAGGATTGCCTGCTCTAAAGCCGACTTCGCCATTGCATTCCGCCTGATTCCGTTCCATAAGTTCGGCAGCTCATCAGGATGCTTGATCTGACTGGCCAATGTTAGCGGGATTAAGAAGTCCTCCAATATATGAAAGCATGTTTTGGTCGTTTCCTCGGTATACCAAGGACTTGCAAAAGGCACAGCTTCCCCGTATCCAATCAATCCATCCTTATCCATGGCTTCGACAATTATCACTTCCCGATCGCTTACCGTTTCGAGATGCGTCTTGAATGGCCGTTTTAAAGGGGCCTTAATGTGCTTTAGGGAAATGGAGGATAACTTCATTGCCATTCCCCCATCTCCTTCTTCAGTTCCCGTCTCAGAAGCTTGCTTGCGCCATTACGGGGAAGCTCCTTACAAAATATCACTTTCCGGGGAATCTTATAGGATGCTAAATATCCCCTGCAATATTCCAGCAGTTCGCTCTCATCAAGCTCTGCACCTTGATGCAAGACGACAAAAGCAAGCGGGACCTGTCCCCACTTTTCATCGTCAGTCCCCGTCACTCCCGCTTCGAAAACATCAGGATGCATACTGAGGACGTTTTCAATCTCGGCCGGATAGACATTTTCACCGCCGGAGATGATTAAATCCGAACGTCGGTCAAGCACATATAAAAAGCCTTCCTCGTCAAGATAACCAAGATCCCCGGTATAAAGCCATCCATCGGTAATCGCCTGCTGTGTAGCATCCATCCGATTAAAATAGCCTTTCGTGACATTCGGACCTGAAACCACGATTTCCCCCACTGCACCCGGTTCACACATCGTGCCGTCTTTTTCAATCCGTAACTGCGAAGGAAACAAAGGCTTTCCCGCAGAGCCGATTTTTGTCATGCTATATTCCGGTGCCAGTGTCACAATCTGTGAAGATGTTTCGGTCATCCCATATGTTTGATAGACGGGAATCCCTTTCTCCTTACATACCTCAAGCAAATGGACGGGTGCAGGGCCGCCGCCCAACAGGAAACAGCGGAAAGTTTTTGGATAGCTTGTTCCCTTCATATCCTGCACCATCCTATTCAGCATCGCCGTCACGACCGAAATGATCGTCACGCCATTTTCCTGGATGCTCCGGTTTGCTTCCCGTTCATCGAAACGTTCAGACAAAACGACTTTCATGCCATAAATCACATTTTTCATCAAGATGGATAAGCCGCTAATATGAAAGATCGGAACCGCACAATACCAAGAATCCTCCTCATGCAATCCAAGGTTCAGAACAGACCCTACGGCACTCCACCAATGGTTGCCGAATGTTTGGATGACCCCTTTTGGATTTCCTGTCGTACCAGATGTATACATGATCGTAGCGGTATCCTCAAGGTAAAACTCTTGAAGTATCCCTGCTGTGCCTTCAACCGGCAATTCTTCCATTAAATGAAGGTGCAAATCCGGGAGAATCTCACCAATATCAGCAAGTTTTCCGGAGAAGGACCCTTCTGAAACCAGATAGGCAGTTTTGCTGTCCCCGATCTGCCAGGACAGCTCTTTTGCCGTTAGCTTATTATTCAGCATCACAATCTTCACACCGAGATGAAATAGTGCATGGATAACGACAACACCATCAATATGGTTACGGAGCAAAACCGCGCATGAATCGCCAGCGCCCAGACCAATGCTTGCCAGCCTACCAGCCATCTTCTCCGATAAAGTATACAGTTCAAGAAAGCTATACGTTTGACCTTCAAACTCGATTGCCGGGCGATCCGGTGAAAGATGCGCCCGATTTTTCAGCCAGTTCGGCAACTTTTCTTCTGCCATTGCTGCTTCCTCTCTTCCTTTTTGATATAGAAAACAGCCCGGCGATTTTCCGCCAAGCTGTCAGTCTCATCGATTCACGCGTTTCATTAAGGGAAACGAGGGAATTGCCCAAAGTCCGGAGTGCGTTTTTCTTTGAATGCATCGCGGCCTTCTTTTGCTTCTTCTGTTGTATAGTATAAAAGTGTAGCGTCACCAGCCAATTGTTGAAGACCTGCAAGGCCATCCGTATCAGCGTTCATTGCCGCTTTCAAGAAACGAAGTGCAGTAGGGCTCTTCTCAAGCATTTCTTCACACCATTTAACCGTTTCCGCTTCTAATTGGTCTAAAGGTACGACTGTGTTGACCAATCCCATATCCAATGCTTCCTGTGCATTGTATTGACGGCATAGGTACCAGATTTCACGCGCCTTTTTATGACCCACGATACGTGCAAGGTAGCCAGAACCATAACCAGCATCAAAGCTTCCTACATTCGGTCCAGTTTGTCCGAAAATTGCATTGTCAGCAGCAATCGTCAAGTCACATACCACGTTCAAGACATTACCGCCGCCAATTGCATATCCTGCAACCATGGCTACGACCGGTTTTGGAATTACGCGAATCAAACGTTGCAGATCAAGAACATTTAGACGCGGAATGTTATCTTCACCCACATATCCGCCATTTCCGCGTACTTTTTGGTCTCCGCCTGAACAGAATGCTTTGCCGCCTACACCTGTTAAAATAATGACACCAATGCTGGAATCATCACGCGCTCTTGCGAATGCATCAATCATTTCAGCAGTCGTTTTTGGCGTGAATGCATTATGTACATGTGGTCGATTGATGGACACTTTCGCAATCCCATTATATTTTTCATACAAAATTTCATCATACTCACGTATTGTTTCCCATTGAATCGTCATCATAATTCCTCCTTTTATTTCGCTTTAAAAACTCACTTATTATTTTACCAAACTTTTCTCCAACTTCCACATGAATCGCATGTCCCGCATCATTTATTATTTTCCATTCGGCGCGCTTCAGCTTTTTTTTCATCGAGTCCGCAATTCGACAAAACTTCCGGTCAAGCTCACCGGTAACAAGGAGCACAGGGAAATCAAGGGTTTGCAGTTGTTCCCAGTATGAAGCCTGATTGCCGGTCCCCATACCAAGAAGGCTATTGGAAAGGCCGGTAGAGTCATTTGCCAACCGCTGCTCCCGAATGGCCGACCTGGTTTTGGCCGACAACCGTTTTTGACTTTCAAACAGCGGGATGTTTTCCCATTGAAGTACAAACGCTTCCATGCCATTTTCAAGTATCCTTTCGGCAAGCTTCCGATCATTTTCCCTACGGATTTCCCGTTCCCCTTCTGTTAAAAGGCCCGGTGAAGCGCTCTCCAATATCAATGTATCAACATACTCAGGAAACAAACAGGCAAATCCCAATCCGAGTCTTCCGCCCATCGAGTATCCAAGGATATGGGCTTTCGGGAAATGTAACACATCCAAAATATACTTGATATCCTCAGCGACACGCTCCATCTCATACCTTCGATGATCGGCTGGTGATGCAGACATGCCATGACCGATGATATCAACCATGATCAGCGTATACCTGTCACTCAGTAGCGGAATGAGGAATTTCCATGTATCCCGATTTCCCGTAAATCCATGTAAAAGTACAAGAGGATCTCCATTTCCCGTTATTTCAACAGCATAATTGACATCCTTGCTGACAATATTCATGATATTTCCCTGTCTAACACCATTTTTATTTCCTGGGAAACAAAGCTCCACAAATTTCGATGCTTTTGTAAATTGGACTCTCTTTCTGTCGGTACTTCGATAATTTTCAGACCTTGAATTTTGAATGACTCTGTAAATACCTTCTCAAACTCATCCCAATTTTGCACCTTGTTGTATTTACCGCCATAAAGCTCGGCAGTATGGGAAAAATCAAGCCCATGAGGCGTGCCGAATAGCGTTTCGAAATGTTCCCTCTCATTCGCCTGCGGCAAGAAGGAGAAAATGCCGCCGCCATCATTATTAACCAGCAATATCGTGATATTTTGTTTTTGAAGTTTTGCCGCAAGCAAGCCATTCATATCATGGAAAAAGCTTAAATCACCGATTGCCAGCACTGTATTGTTCGATACCGTGCTTACGCCAAGCGCAGTGGAAACGACACCATCGATACCATTCGCCCCGCGATTTGCAATGGTTTTGATTCCTTTTCCATTATTCAAAAAGAAAGTATCCAAATCTCGTATGGGCATACTATTCCCGACAAACAGCGTCGATTCCAATGGCATCATATCAGCAAGCAGGGCGAACAGCTTGCCTTCGCTTAAATCCGATTCATCCCTGACGGAGGCTAAGGCATCCTTCGTCGCTCCGTTGACGGTTTGCCATAAGCGAAGCCATTCATCATCAGGAGAGGAAGTAATGCTTTCAGCAATTCGCAGACAAAAATCTTTCTCTTCGCTGTAAATCATATTCGTTGCCAATCCGGCTGGTTCGCGCCAGCCTGCTCCGCCATCGACGACCAAAGTGATTGCCTGTTTTTGTTCTTTCATGAATAACAATAACGGTTTAGAAACAGGCATTGCCCCAAATCGCAAGATCACTTCCGGCCTGAAAGCCGCTTTTGCCGTTTCATCGCGTAAAAACGTATCGTACGCATCAATGATTACGGCTTTGTCATGACTTCCGCTCCTTAACTGTGAAAGGGGATCAGCCAGTACCGGAAAAGCAAGTTTTTCCGCTAATGCGACGATGGCTTCCTTCATCTCTGGATGAGGTAATTCGCCACATACAATCATACCTTGCTTAGCTTCTGACAATGTAGTTACAACAGCTTCTATTTGTGATGATGACAGTGACAGTTCTCCACTGTCAATCATCACAGCAGGCGTCATTTTATTTTGCCTGCACTCCTTTGCTTGCTCCAGGTCCGGAATCAATGGTTCTCGAAGCGGGAAATTCAAATGAACAGGCCCTGCAGGCTCAGCTGCAGCTGTTGCCACTGCCCTTGCGCCGACCGTTCTGGCATACCGCATCATCCCAACCGTGCTTTCAGGAAGTGCCATTTCGACAAACCATTTTACATGTCTCCCGTAAAGATGTATCTGATCGATCGCCTGTGGTGCTCCAACATCACGCAATTCATGCGGGCGGTCAGCGGTAAGTACAATAAGCGGCACTCTTGAATAGAAAGCCTCAATGACGGCTGGGTAATAGTTTGCAGCGGCTGTACCTGACGTACAAAGAAGTCCGACAGGTTCTTTTTGGGCCTTAGCCAAACCAAGGGCAAAAAAAGCAGCCGAACGCTCATCCACATTAATATGAATTTCGATATCAGGATGTTCCACCAGCAACAAAGCCAAGGGTGTGGATCGTGAACCAGGGCTCACCACCACATGCTTCACCTCATTTTGTGCCAGCTCATCGACGAATGAAGCAGCATACGCTGTCAATGCATCTCGGTCATTCATTAAGATTTCCTCCTAAAGCACTTAACATCGGATTGAATTTAATCCCCGTTTCCCGGTATTCACTTTCGGGAGTCGAATCTTCCACTACTCCGCATCCGGCAAAGAGCGATGCCTCATTGTTCTGTATTAGTGCAGAACGTATTCCTACAGCGAATTCCCCGTTTCCATAAGTATCCACCCATCCTAAAGGACCCGCATAAAAGCCGCGTTCCAGACCTTCCATTTCCCGAATCCGGACAACGGCCTTTTCTTTGGGAAGTCCGCCCATAGCTGGTGTTGGGTGGAGATTCTCCACAAATTCAAAAATCGTGACACCTTCCTTTGATATACCGCGGACCGGTGTGTACAAATGCTGGATATGACGGTTTTTCATAAGTGTCGGTCCGGCCGGGACCATCACCTTTTCGCATACTGAATCAAAGGCATTGGATATCATCGATACGACATATTGATGCTCTTGTAAATTCTTTTGGTCATGAAGCAATTCTTCACCAAGACAAACATCTTCCTGTTCATCTTTCCCTCGTCCCATCGATCCAGCAAGACAGGTAGAAAAAACTTCATTTCCCTGTTTCTTAATCAAACGTTCAGGGGTGGCACCGACAAAACAGTCGCCACCAGCTTCCAAACTGAAAATATAACTCAATGGCTGCTCAGCAATCAATTGTTCAAGCACTTTCCCTGAATCGATGGAACGTTCAAAACCAAGTCGAAGCTCCCTTGCCAAAACGATTTTGTCAAGATCTGTCATCTTGATTTCCTGAACAGCCTCTGCGACCGTCCGCTTCCATTCCTCAGGTTCGACTTCCCTCTGCATAACCAGGGAATTTGCACCCAATTCATTGCCATCCAAGCTTTCGAAAAGGAAAGCTTCCCGTTCATTTATCATATCTATGAAGAGTTTTTCTGAATCATCAGGCGAACAAAGTAAGTTGGTCGTTAAGTAAGCTTGTTTACCCACTATTGACAGCATGAAGGCAGGTATATAAAAAAGGTTGTCCCCGAACTGATTCCAAAGGAGCGTACTGTCAGTTTCATAATCAAAAGAAAAGCCCCCAAACAGTAAAGGACCTGTCGCTTCTACATCGGTCACTCCTGTTTTGACAGCATTATTCTGCAGTTTGATCCAGCTCTTTTCGACTTCTCTATAACGTTCGGCATTCGATGCCGCTTTGAGTTTCTTAACATTGCCTAAACCGGTGATGGTTATTTCCTTTGCAGGGTCCTCCCAGAAAAAGCGTTCACCCGCGTACCGTTCTCTTCCAGCTTGATAAAATGAAAGGGGGTTGTTGCATTTAATCTTCTTAATATGACTGAATAGAACTTGATCATTCAAGTCCTTCGCCTTTTGTATAGCTGAAGCCAGTCCCTGAAACTGTTCAGTTTCCTCTGAGATAGCCAAAAAAATCCCCCCAAATGTACATTTTAAAAGCTTTTTAACCTATTTAAAGATACACCTCACTTGAACCTCATGTCAATAAAACGCCCCTTTACCGAACGATTCTTTCCTGCTTTTTTCCTTATTATATGAATCTTAGCGAATGTAGAGAAATACCCTTGATTTTGGAAATGGATCATCCAGGAATTCCAATTATCACCCTTACCCATTTTTCCAGCTTTTATTAGGATAACCTTTTGTGCAACATTTCAATATTTGTTATAATTTCGAGAGAACCAATAATGATTTTGAGGAGAGAAATAATGCAAACAGAATACGACGGACTTCCCCTTAAACGGACCTGGAAGATTTGGTGGGAGTTAATTCGTCCACATACACTAACCGCAGCTTTTGTCCCAGTCTTACTTGGAACTGTGATTGCACTTTTGGAAGATGGAGTGAATTGGTTACTATTCGCTGCCATGATGATTGCCAGTATCCTGATTCAAGCTGCAACAAATTTATTCAATGAATACTATGATTTCAAGAGAGGCTTGGATACGGAGGAATCCGTAGGCATCGGCGGCGGGATCGTCCGTCATGGAATGACCCCCAAACTAATCATGAGCTTGGCACTTGGCATGTATGCCATCGCCTTGATAATTGGAATCTATATCTGTGCCGCATCATCTTGGTGGCTTGCTGCAGTAGGACTGGTTTGCATGCTTGTCGGCTATCTTTATACAGGCGGTCCCCTGCCCATTTCATATACACCATTTGGGGAACTTTTTTCTGGATTATTCATGGGCTTTTTGATAATCTTGATCGCCTTTTTCATTCAAACCGGTGATGTTTCTTCAACAGCCATCTTAATTGCCATTCCAAGTGGGATTTTGGTCGGGCTTATCAACTTATCCAATAACCTACGTGACCATGATGGGGATAAGGCTCATGGGCGCAAAACGATGCCTGTAGTGATGGGCAGGAAAAACGCCCTGACATTCATGGCAATCATGTTCGCTTTCTCTTATCTATGGCTTGTTGGGCTCGTTCTTACCGGAAGCGTAACGGCCTGGATTCTTCTTGCCTTCTTAAGCATCCCGAAGGCCATGGCCGCAATCAAAGGCTTCGTAGGCAAAACGCAGCCGATCACGATGGTCCCGGCAATGAAAGCGACGGCCCAAACGAATACCTTCTTTGGTTTACTCATGGCCATTGGATTATTCATCAGCTATCTTATCTAATCTCCGAGGACTGAGCTCATCCGCTCAGTCCTTTTTCTATCTTCCGTTGCATATTGTTTTCCTATACTCCGATTCGGGTAATAGATAATACAACCATCCTACCAATATAAAATGAGATTTGGACTTTAGAAGGAGTGAATAGGATATGGCAACGAAACAACAAACGCAAAAATTAAAAAAGGAACTGCTTCAAGAAAAAAATGAGTTAAGTAGTAGAATTCAAAATGATGAACAATCTGTTCTGGATAAAAGCCAGACGGAATCCGTAGGGGAATTATCATCTTATGATAATCATCCTGCTGACCTAGGAACCGAATTATTCGAGATGGAACGGAATCAAGCACTCGATGAGCATGCACAATCAGAAATGGAGAAAATCGAGGAAGCATTAAAAGCATTGGAAGAAGGTTCGTATGGCCATTGTAAAACCTGCAATAGGGAAATCCCCATCGAGAGGCTTGAAGCGATCCCAAGCACCCTCTACTGTGTCGAGCATGCCCCAGAAGGGCCTACTGCACAAGAGCGACCAGTGGAAGAGGAAATACTGATTCCATCCAAGGGTGATCATTTTGAAAATCGTCATGGAAATGAAATAGTGGATAAAGAAGATAGCTTTGGTGATGTCGCCAAATTCGGTACATCCGAAACGCCATCTGATTACACCGGCGATCATGACAATTATAATGATCTTTATAAAACCGAAGATGAAACGGATGGATTTCCAGAAGACTATGAAGGATTTGCAGCTAATGATATCGAAGGGAAAAATAGAATGGACATACCGAACAAAAAGCAAAAGGAATATGAAGATACATTAGAAGAAGAAAATATCGATTCCCAGCTTGGAGACATTCCTTATAAACAAAAAGATAGTTATATCAATGAAAAGAAATGAAAAAAAGAAGCATACATGAATGTATGCTTCCTTTTTTGTTATGACCCGTACGGGATTCGAACCCGTGTTACCGCCGTGAAAGGGCGGTGTCTTAACCGCTTGACCAACGGGCCAAATGGCGGAGAAGGAGGGATTTGAACCCTCGCGCCGCTCGCGCGACCTACACCCTTAGCAGGGGCGCCTCTTCAGCCTCTTGAGTACTTCCCCATGGCTCCGCAGGTAGGACTCGAACCTACGACCGTTCGGTTAACAGCCGAATGCTCTACCACTGAGCTACTGCGGAACAATATGAATATGGTGGGCCTAAATGGACTCGAACCATCGACCTCACGCTTATCAGGCGTGCGCTCTAACCAGCTGAGCTATAGGCCCATATTTGGAGCGGGTGAAGGGAATCGAACCCTCATCATCAGCTTGGAAGGCTGAGGTTTTACCACTAAACTACACCCGCGAAATGGGGCGACTGATGGGAATCGAACCCACGAATGCCTGAACCACAATCAGGTGCGTTAACCACTTCGCCACAACCGCCGTAATAAGATATGGTGGCTCAGGACGGAATCGAACCGCCGACACAAGGATTTTCAGTCCTTTGCTCTACCGACTGAGCTACTGAGCCACATTTGTATTAAATTTAAAAAATGGCGGTCCCGACGGGAATCGAACCCGCGATCTCCTGCGTGACAGGCAGGCATGTTAACCGCTACACCACGGGACCTAATAATTGCGGGGACAGGATTTGAACCTGCGACCTTCGGGTTATGAGCCCGACGAGCTACCGGACTGCTCCACCCCGCGACGGTAATAATGAAACGATTTGCATCAAGTTTTCGTGTATATCGTTTTTTCGCTTCCTCTATGTAAGGTTGTTTAAAAACAACTTGCTGCTTTTAAAAAAATGGAGGAGGTAGAGGGATTCGAACCCCCGCGGGATTTGACTCCCCTGTCGGTTTTCAAGACCGATCCCTTCAGCCGAACTTGGGTATACCTCCACGGCTTTTAAAAAATGAATATGGTGGACCTTGTAGGACTCGAACCTACGACCGGACGGTTATGAGCCGTCTGCTCTAACCAGCTGAGCTAAAGGTCCTTATATTTATTGGTAGCGGCGGAGGGGATCGAACCCCCGACCTCACGGGTATGAACCGTACGCTCTAGCCAGCTGAGCTACACCGCCAATATAATATAAGTATCTGATTGAAAAATGGTGGAGCCTAGCGGGATCGAACCGCTGACCTCCTGCGTGCAAGGCAGGCGCTCTCCCAGCTGAGCTAAGGCCCCATTCATTAAAAATCACGTGGTCGGGAAGACAGGATTCGAACCTGCGACCCCTTGGTCCCAAACCAAGTGCTCTACCAAGCTGAGCTACTTCCCGCAATAAAAACATGGTGCGCCCGGCGGGAGTCGAACCTACAACCTTCTGATTCGTAGTCAGATGCTCTATCCAATTGAGCTACGGGCGCATATTATGATGGTGCCGAGGACCGGAATCGAACCGGTACGGTAGTCACCTACCGCAGGATTTTAAGTCCTGTGCGTCTGCCAGTTCCGCCACCCCGGCACATACG
This window contains:
- a CDS encoding o-succinylbenzoate--CoA ligase gives rise to the protein MAEEKLPNWLKNRAHLSPDRPAIEFEGQTYSFLELYTLSEKMAGRLASIGLGAGDSCAVLLRNHIDGVVVIHALFHLGVKIVMLNNKLTAKELSWQIGDSKTAYLVSEGSFSGKLADIGEILPDLHLHLMEELPVEGTAGILQEFYLEDTATIMYTSGTTGNPKGVIQTFGNHWWSAVGSVLNLGLHEEDSWYCAVPIFHISGLSILMKNVIYGMKVVLSERFDEREANRSIQENGVTIISVVTAMLNRMVQDMKGTSYPKTFRCFLLGGGPAPVHLLEVCKEKGIPVYQTYGMTETSSQIVTLAPEYSMTKIGSAGKPLFPSQLRIEKDGTMCEPGAVGEIVVSGPNVTKGYFNRMDATQQAITDGWLYTGDLGYLDEEGFLYVLDRRSDLIISGGENVYPAEIENVLSMHPDVFEAGVTGTDDEKWGQVPLAFVVLHQGAELDESELLEYCRGYLASYKIPRKVIFCKELPRNGASKLLRRELKKEMGEWQ
- a CDS encoding TraR/DksA C4-type zinc finger protein codes for the protein MATKQQTQKLKKELLQEKNELSSRIQNDEQSVLDKSQTESVGELSSYDNHPADLGTELFEMERNQALDEHAQSEMEKIEEALKALEEGSYGHCKTCNREIPIERLEAIPSTLYCVEHAPEGPTAQERPVEEEILIPSKGDHFENRHGNEIVDKEDSFGDVAKFGTSETPSDYTGDHDNYNDLYKTEDETDGFPEDYEGFAANDIEGKNRMDIPNKKQKEYEDTLEEENIDSQLGDIPYKQKDSYINEKK
- a CDS encoding 1,4-dihydroxy-2-naphthoate polyprenyltransferase, with protein sequence MQTEYDGLPLKRTWKIWWELIRPHTLTAAFVPVLLGTVIALLEDGVNWLLFAAMMIASILIQAATNLFNEYYDFKRGLDTEESVGIGGGIVRHGMTPKLIMSLALGMYAIALIIGIYICAASSWWLAAVGLVCMLVGYLYTGGPLPISYTPFGELFSGLFMGFLIILIAFFIQTGDVSSTAILIAIPSGILVGLINLSNNLRDHDGDKAHGRKTMPVVMGRKNALTFMAIMFAFSYLWLVGLVLTGSVTAWILLAFLSIPKAMAAIKGFVGKTQPITMVPAMKATAQTNTFFGLLMAIGLFISYLI
- the menB gene encoding 1,4-dihydroxy-2-naphthoyl-CoA synthase, whose translation is MTIQWETIREYDEILYEKYNGIAKVSINRPHVHNAFTPKTTAEMIDAFARARDDSSIGVIILTGVGGKAFCSGGDQKVRGNGGYVGEDNIPRLNVLDLQRLIRVIPKPVVAMVAGYAIGGGNVLNVVCDLTIAADNAIFGQTGPNVGSFDAGYGSGYLARIVGHKKAREIWYLCRQYNAQEALDMGLVNTVVPLDQLEAETVKWCEEMLEKSPTALRFLKAAMNADTDGLAGLQQLAGDATLLYYTTEEAKEGRDAFKEKRTPDFGQFPRFP
- a CDS encoding isochorismate synthase; amino-acid sequence: MAISEETEQFQGLASAIQKAKDLNDQVLFSHIKKIKCNNPLSFYQAGRERYAGERFFWEDPAKEITITGLGNVKKLKAASNAERYREVEKSWIKLQNNAVKTGVTDVEATGPLLFGGFSFDYETDSTLLWNQFGDNLFYIPAFMLSIVGKQAYLTTNLLCSPDDSEKLFIDMINEREAFLFESLDGNELGANSLVMQREVEPEEWKRTVAEAVQEIKMTDLDKIVLARELRLGFERSIDSGKVLEQLIAEQPLSYIFSLEAGGDCFVGATPERLIKKQGNEVFSTCLAGSMGRGKDEQEDVCLGEELLHDQKNLQEHQYVVSMISNAFDSVCEKVMVPAGPTLMKNRHIQHLYTPVRGISKEGVTIFEFVENLHPTPAMGGLPKEKAVVRIREMEGLERGFYAGPLGWVDTYGNGEFAVGIRSALIQNNEASLFAGCGVVEDSTPESEYRETGIKFNPMLSALGGNLNE
- the menH gene encoding 2-succinyl-6-hydroxy-2,4-cyclohexadiene-1-carboxylate synthase is translated as MNIVSKDVNYAVEITGNGDPLVLLHGFTGNRDTWKFLIPLLSDRYTLIMVDIIGHGMSASPADHRRYEMERVAEDIKYILDVLHFPKAHILGYSMGGRLGLGFACLFPEYVDTLILESASPGLLTEGEREIRRENDRKLAERILENGMEAFVLQWENIPLFESQKRLSAKTRSAIREQRLANDSTGLSNSLLGMGTGNQASYWEQLQTLDFPVLLVTGELDRKFCRIADSMKKKLKRAEWKIINDAGHAIHVEVGEKFGKIISEFLKRNKRRNYDDDSMGNNT
- the menD gene encoding 2-succinyl-5-enolpyruvyl-6-hydroxy-3-cyclohexene-1-carboxylic-acid synthase, whose amino-acid sequence is MNDRDALTAYAASFVDELAQNEVKHVVVSPGSRSTPLALLLVEHPDIEIHINVDERSAAFFALGLAKAQKEPVGLLCTSGTAAANYYPAVIEAFYSRVPLIVLTADRPHELRDVGAPQAIDQIHLYGRHVKWFVEMALPESTVGMMRYARTVGARAVATAAAEPAGPVHLNFPLREPLIPDLEQAKECRQNKMTPAVMIDSGELSLSSSQIEAVVTTLSEAKQGMIVCGELPHPEMKEAIVALAEKLAFPVLADPLSQLRSGSHDKAVIIDAYDTFLRDETAKAAFRPEVILRFGAMPVSKPLLLFMKEQKQAITLVVDGGAGWREPAGLATNMIYSEEKDFCLRIAESITSSPDDEWLRLWQTVNGATKDALASVRDESDLSEGKLFALLADMMPLESTLFVGNSMPIRDLDTFFLNNGKGIKTIANRGANGIDGVVSTALGVSTVSNNTVLAIGDLSFFHDMNGLLAAKLQKQNITILLVNNDGGGIFSFLPQANEREHFETLFGTPHGLDFSHTAELYGGKYNKVQNWDEFEKVFTESFKIQGLKIIEVPTERESNLQKHRNLWSFVSQEIKMVLDREIS